A part of Setaria viridis chromosome 8, Setaria_viridis_v4.0, whole genome shotgun sequence genomic DNA contains:
- the LOC117834389 gene encoding uncharacterized protein — MAQQSADVDRCGVPRSVVVLLGDINRHHLIGNTVSDTKVEQHGLGDVHVLVTLDFDDSNYVQWSAFLDNTLLKFRLIDHVDGTVDTQLCLHNAKWTQIDHYIVSWLYATVTKGIMDTIFQPRCTAFSLWMAIHNLLLDNAMHHALYALQEFHSLFQGDMFVNEYCGRLRKLSDELHDVGDLVSDPALVVNMLRGLNSKFHNVIFIIGSQCLMPDFLIFRSYLLPEERHMENRHKMEDATALLAIGSSSSSSKHWWKTRI; from the exons ATGGCCCAGCAAAGCGCTGATGTAGACCGATGCGGTGTGCCAAGGAGTGTGGTGGTGCTGCTCGGTGACATAAATCGCCACCACCTGATCGGCAACACTGTTTCAGACACCAAGGTGGAGCAGCACGGCCTGGGTGACG tgcacGTTCTTGTGACCCTGGACTTTGACGACAGCAACTACGTGCAATGGAGCGCCTTCCTCGACAACACCCTTCTCAAGTTTAGGCTCATCGACCATGTCGACGGCACTGTCGACACCCAACTCTGCCTCCACAACGCTAAGTGGACGCAAATCGATCACTACATCGTGTCTTGGCTCTACGCCACCGTCACCAAGGGCATCATGGACACCATCTTCCAACCCCGGTGCACGGCCTTCTCGCTATGGATGGCTATCCACAACCTCTTGCTCGACAATGCCATGCACCATGCCTTGTATGCCCTGCAGGAGTTCCACAGCCTGTTCCAGGGTGACATGTTCGTCAATGAgtattgcggccgcctcaggaAACTCTCCGACGAGCTGCACGATGTTGGCGACCTAGTGTCCGATCCCGCTCTGGTGGTGAACATGCTCCGCGGCCTCAACTCCAAGTTCCACAACGTGATCTTCATCATCGGCTCCCAGTGCCTAATGCCAGACTTCCTCATCTTCCGCTCATACCTCCTTCCAGAAGAACGCCACATGGAGAACCGCCACAAGATGGAAGATGCGACGGCTCTCCTCGCTATTGGATCATCTTCATCCTCCAGCAAGCACTGGTGGAAAACtcgcatttag